In Astatotilapia calliptera chromosome 20, fAstCal1.2, whole genome shotgun sequence, one genomic interval encodes:
- the eps8l3b gene encoding epidermal growth factor receptor kinase substrate 8-like protein 3b, with amino-acid sequence MFGNSAPFSYFPKGFTSEDLPPRRAFQQDEIKESPLRRSDSTRPSGRSIYIQRKEYSETLSKNPDSINVRVEHLFTCEIDGQEVKTVDDCVAKLKNLDAKGRLWHQEMIMEVQGPYLLLNDIETKTELDLVPLSCIVQIKAVLDSCDFNSLLAITVQERSKRNRRCFMFQCEETGADLIKSDLDKAVQRGGGNLDQHREPPDVRNEFEPMTQHRLGSFRQTAPPFMQEEWRAPTPDFMAPSWREPDHMPSSRPYSPQVEPMNHLDPYDMQSNPEMDRDKTESQRNTDILNHVLNDLEIFVGKVTAAVNTPGQQGDMGKKKKTKKKKSKKNEPSGPPLNLPSLDEYAFFLQKVKYGFNLLAQLDGILVNPSAPEFVHVLFSILNMTVHQYPFDLPPNVISPLLTDPAIGLLKQNVTPEENQLWMFLGECWNISRSRWPDDNVPDYIPEFYDGWQPPPPPPLSSPSPFQNGPMSRSNSQRFPGRPTLRQPDEFMGNNPWGPSPPPAPSNEPPQSMRVIYNFMARNNQELSVMKGEVVEVIQKAKQWWLVRNARNQEGHIPLNVLESLGNPEPVDDLPSSFQRDPRGPVTLDRSSSPAEVQAWLEYKGFSKITVRSLGVLSGQQLLGMNKQEIRTVCPEEGGKVFFQLQAVKSAIALASEPSGMYNGRY; translated from the exons ATGTTTGGGAACAGTGCCCCCTTCTCCTATTTCCCAAA gggCTTCACATCGGAGGACCTCCCTCCGAGGCGGGCTTTCCAACAAGATGAAATTAAGGAGAGTCCGCTGAGGAGAAGTGACTCAACCAGACCCAGTGGAAGATCTATTTACA TACAGAGAAAGGAGTACTCGGAGACACTGAGCAAAAATCCTGACAGCATCAATGTCAGAGTGGAG CATCTTTTCACCTGTGAGATTGATGGCCAGGAGGTGAAGACCGTGGACGACTGCGTGGCTAAGCTCAAGAACCTGGATGCCAAAGGTCGTCTGTGGCATCAGGAGATGATCATGGAGGTTCAGGGACCATATCTTCTGCTCAATGACATTGAGACCAAA ACAGAACTGGACTTGGTACCTTTGAGCTGTATCGTGCAAATCAAAGCTGTGCTGGACAGCTGCGACTTCAACTCTCTGCTGGCGATAACTGTGCAGGAACGCAGCAAACGCAACCGCCGGTGCTTCATGTTCCAGTGTGAGGAGACTGGG GCCGATCTGATCAAGAGCGACCTAGATAAGGCAGTCCAAAGAGGAGGTGGTAATCTGGACCAACACAGAGAGCCTCCGGATGTCAG GAATGAATTTGAACCCATGACACAACATAGGCTGGGAAGTTTCCGTCAGACTGCGCCCCCCTTTATGCAGGAAGAGTGGAGAGCTCCAACCCCAGACTTCATGGCCCCATCGTGGCGAGAGCCGG ATCATATGCCTTCCTCACGTCCCTATAGTCCACAAGTAGAACCAATGAACCATTTAGACCCGTATGACATGCAGAGCAACCCAGAGATGGACCGTGATAAGACAGAGTCACAGAGGAACACG GACATTTTGAACCATGTTCTAAATGATCTGGAGATCTTCGTGGGCAAAGTTACAGCTGCAGTAAACACACCTGGACAGCAGGGGGACATgggcaagaagaagaagacaaagaagaagaaaagcaagaaaaatg AGCCCTCGGGACCACCCCTCAATCTGCCTTCTTTGGATGAATATGCCTTCTTTCTTCAGAAAGTCAAATATGGATTCAATCTGCTG GCCCAACTGGACGGCATACTGGTCAATCCTTCTGCTCCTGAGTTTGTCCACGTGCTCTTCTCAATTTTAAACATG ACAGTTCATCAGTATCCGTTTGACCTGCCTCCCAATGTGATCTCCCCCTTGCTGACAGACCCCGCTATAGGCCTGCTAAAGCAAAATGTCACCCCGGAGGAGAACCAGCTGTGGATGTTTCTGGGAGAGTGTTGGAACATCTCCAG GTCTCGATGGCCGGACGATAACGTCCCAGATTACATCCCAGAGTTCTATGATGGCTGGCAGCCCCCTCCGCCCCCTCCTCTATCATCCCCGTCGCCTTTTCAGAACGGTCCAATGAGCAGAAGCAACAGCCAACGCTTCCCAGGCCGACCGACGCTGCGGCAGCCAGACGAG TTTATGGGCAACAATCCATGGGGTCCATCACCTCCACCAGCACC CTCCAATGAACCACCCCAGAGCATGCGTGTCATTTACAACTTCATGGCCAGAAACAACCAAGAGCTGAGTGTTATGAAGGGTGAGGTGGTTGAG GTGATCCAGAAAGCAAAGCAGTGGTGGCTTGTTCGTAACGCGCGTAACCAGGAAGGACATATTCCTCTGAATGTTTTGGAGTCGTTAGGGAACCCCGAACCCGTGGACGACCTACCG TCTTCCTTCCAACGAGATCCTCGCGGCCCTgtcaccctggacaggtcctCCTCACCTGCAGAGGTGCAAGCCTGGCTTGAGTACAAAGGCTTCTCCAAAAT CACTGTCAGGAGCCTCGGGGTGCTGAGTGGACAACAGCTTCTGGGAATGAATAAACAAGAAATAAGGACTGTGTGTCCAGAGGAGGGGGGCAAAGTCTTCTTCCAGCTGCAGGCTGTTAAGTCAGCCATTGCA CTGGCCAGTGAACCGTCAGGCATGTACAACGGCCGCTACTAA
- the LOC113013065 gene encoding glutathione S-transferase Mu 3-like, whose protein sequence is MTMILGYWDTRGLGQHIRLLLEYTGDKYEEKQYVCGEAPDYDKSQWTDVKFKLGMDFPNLPYLVDGNRKIPQSNAIMRYIARKHNMCGETEDEKIRVDVLENQAMDLRLAFIKLTYLNIDQKPDYLKNLQCTLKQFSDFLGGRKWFVGDKITFVDFVMYELLDEHRALEPKCLENFKNLNDLMKRFEALERIAAYMKSPRFMKCPINNRMAQWGK, encoded by the exons ATGACAATGATACTGGGTTACTGGGATACTCGCGGG CTTGGCCAGCACATCCGCCTCCTGCTGGAGTACACCGGAGACAAGTATGAGGAAAAGCAATACGTCTGTGGGGAAG CTCCCGACTACGACAAGAGCCAATGGACTGACGTCAAATTCAAACTTGGAATGGACTTTCCCAAC CTACCCTACTTGGTCGatggaaacaggaaaataccgcaaAGCAATGCTATCATGAGATACATTGCTCGTAAGCACAACATGT GTGGAGAGACTGAGGATGAAAAGATCCGAGTGGACGTCCTGGAGAATCAGGCCATGGACCTCAGGCTTGCCTTTATTAAGCTGACCTACTTAAACATT GATCAGAAGCCAGACTACCTGAAGAATCTGCAGTGTACACTGAAGCAGTTCTCGGATTTCCTCGGAGGAAGAAAGTGGTTTGTTGGTGACAAG ATCACTTTTGTGGACTTCGTTATGTACGAGCTGTTGGATGAACACAGGGCCCTCGAGCCTAAATgcctggagaacttcaagaaccTCAATGATCTAATGAAACGTTTTGAG GCTCTGGAGAGGATTGCTGCCTACATGAAGTCACCAAGATTCATGAAGTGTCCGATAAACAACAGGATGGCCCAGTGGGGAAAGTAA
- the LOC113013064 gene encoding glutathione S-transferase Mu 3-like, giving the protein MPMTLAYWDIRGLAQPIRLLLEYTGEEYEDKYYVCGEAPNYDKTCWTDVKSKLGLDFPNLPYLLDGDRKITQSNAIMRYIARKHNMCGETEGEKVRVDIIENQSMDFRNGFVRLCYTNFDEMKPDYLKMLPNTLKQFSDFLGDRKWFAGDKITFVDFIMYELLDQHRLFDSKCLDDCKNLTDFLNRFEALEKIAAYMKSPRFMKAPINNKMAKFGNK; this is encoded by the exons ATGCCAATGACACTGGCTTACTGGGATATTCGTGGG CTTGCCCAGCCCATACGCCTCCTGCTGGAGTATACTGGGGAAGAGTACGAGGACAAATACTATGTCTGTGGGGAAG CTCCAAACTATGACAAGACCTGCTGGACTGATGTAAAAAGCAAACTTGGACTGGACTTTCCCAAT CTACCCTACTTGCTGGATGGAGACAGGAAGATAACACAAAGCAATGCTATCATGAGATACATTGCTCGTAAGCACAACATGT GTGGAGAGACTGAGGGTGAAAAGGTTCGAGTGGACATCATTGAGAACCAGTCCATGGACTTTAGAAATGGGTTTGTGAGGCTATGCTACACCAACTTT GATGAGATGAAGCCTGATTACCTAAAGATGCTTCCAAATACACTAAAGCAGTTCTCCGATTTCCTCGGAGATCGGAAGTGGTTTGCCGGTGACAAG ATCACTTTTGTGGACTTCATTATGTACGAGCTGTTGGACCAACACAGGCTCTTTGATTCCAAATGTCTGGATGACTGCAAGAACCTCACAGACTTTTTAAACCGTTTTGAG GCTCTGGAGAAGATCGCTGCATACATGAAGTCACCAAGATTCATGAAGGCTCCGATAAACAACAAGATGGCCAAATTTGGAAACAAATAG